GCCGGACGGAGCGAGGAGGACACCATGTGGGCAAGGTCTCTGGGAGAGGACGGCGCCGAGCTGCGTCCGCTCGAACCCTGGCGGGCGGAGGAGTTCCTGGCCCACATGGACCGGGGACGTGAGCTCGTCGGTGAGTACATCGGGCTGGCCGACGCCGTCGCCGACCTCGACTCCAGCCGCGCCTTCCTCCGGTCGTACGCCGACAAGGCCGCCACCGACACCGGCCGGATCTACGGCATCTGGCTCGACGGCAAACTGGTCGGCGGCGTGCTGTTCCGGACGATGGACGTCGCCCGCGGCAACGCCGAGGCGGGCTGCTGGCTGGAGCCGTCGG
This Actinopolymorpha cephalotaxi DNA region includes the following protein-coding sequences:
- a CDS encoding GNAT family N-acetyltransferase, producing the protein MWARSLGEDGAELRPLEPWRAEEFLAHMDRGRELVGEYIGLADAVADLDSSRAFLRSYADKAATDTGRIYGIWLDGKLVGGVLFRTMDVARGNAEAGCWLEPSAVGRGLVTRAARVIIDWAVEERGIHRVEWRAATGNTASIAVARRLGMTREGVLRESSPHRGTRHDVEIWSVLAPEWRAAGQAT